The window TTTGAATTTGGTATTTGAGTTTTGTAATTTGTAGTCTGTTTTTTTAAATTTGCGGCTTGCCCCGTTGGATCTGAATCCCACGGGTCTTGTCCGCGTTAGGGATTAATATGGCGAAAGAAAAATTGGTTCTGGCATACAGTGGCGGGTTGGATACTTCTGTTATTCTGAAGTGGCTGGCCGAAAAGGGCTTCGAGGTCATTTGCTTTGTCGGCAACGTCGGCCAGAAAGAAGATTTTAGTGAGATCGAACAAAAAGCCTTAAAGACCGGCGCCTCAAAAGTTTATGTTGAAGATTTGCGCCAAGAATTTGTCACCGACTTCATTTTTCCCAGTATCCGCGGCAACGCCATTTATGAGAGAA of the candidate division KSB1 bacterium genome contains:
- a CDS encoding argininosuccinate synthase, whose protein sequence is MAKEKLVLAYSGGLDTSVILKWLAEKGFEVICFVGNVGQKEDFSEIEQKALKTGASKVYVEDLRQEFVTDFIFPSIRGNAIYER